The proteins below are encoded in one region of Triticum aestivum cultivar Chinese Spring chromosome 1B, IWGSC CS RefSeq v2.1, whole genome shotgun sequence:
- the LOC123113931 gene encoding cytochrome P450 72A14, whose amino-acid sequence MVLQAAATSLVASLRSPWSVLCGAAALLVVWAVALAAESYWLRPRRLGRALRTQGLGGTAYRFPAGDSAENARQSQEALFKPMPPSCHDVVPRVMPHLHKTVKEHGEVCITWDAPEPRVVIAKPELVTQILSSNSGHFEKLRTNLGDLVCRGVGTYDGEKWARHRRILNPAFHLEKLKAMFPAFSTCCTELVDRWESKLLAAGCEGSVELDVSQEFPVLTGDVITRTSFGSSFTEGRRIFELQVDQAKRLMKLLQYLYIPGFLSFPTENNRRMWENKREIEGLVRGVVQKRERAMDKDGDIGNDMLGLMLQSNRSSNSDLRMSTQDVIEECKLFYFAGMESTQQLLTWTVVMLGMHPEWQDRAREEVLGVFGRDGKPGFDGLNRLKTMTMIMYEVLRLYTPVVTMNRKINKEMRIGGVTYPAGTVLELPFLMVHHNPNVWGEDVSEFKPQRFAEGISKATKNGQVGFFPFGWGPRICIGNNFAMLEAKMAVSMILQRFEFRLSPSYAHAPCTVITLHPQHGAQIILKSL is encoded by the exons ATGGTGCTCCAAGCAGCAGCAACATCCCTGGTGGCTTCTCTGCGGTCACCATGGAGCGTGCTCTGCGGTGCCGCCGCCCTGCTAGTCGTATGGGCGGTCGCCCTGGCGGCCGAGAGTTACTGGCTGAGGCCCCGGCGGCTCGGCCGGGCGCTCCGGACGCAGGGTCTCGGCGGCACGGCGTACCGCTTCCCCGCCGGGGACTCAGCCGAGAACGCCCGGCAGAGCCAGGAGGCGCTGTTCAAGCCCATGCCGCCGTCGTGCCACGACGTTGTTCCCCGCGTGATGCCGCACCTCCACAAGACTGTCAAGGAACACG GTGAAGTGTGCATCACCTGGGACGCCCCGGAGCCCAGGGTCGTCATCGCAAAGCCAGAGCTGGTGACCCAGATCCTATCTAGCAACTCTGGCCACTTCGAGAAACTCAGGACCAATCTTGGAGACCTGGTATGCCGCGGGGTCGGGACCTACGACGGCGAGAAATGGGCGAGGCATAGGAGGATTCTCAACCCTGCTTTCCATCTTGAAAAGCTCAAG GCCATGTTCCCTGCTTTCTCCACGTGCTGCACCGAGCTGGTGGACAGATGGGAGAGTAAACTACTGGCTGCAGGTTGTGAGGGGTCGGTCGAACTCGACGTCTCCCAGGAGTTCCCGGTCCTCACCGGAGACGTGATCACCCGCACATCGTTCGGTAGCAGCTTCaccgaaggaagaagaatcttcgAGCTTCAAGTAGACCAGGCAAAGAGACTTATGAAGCTCCTCCAGTATTTGTACATCCCGGGCTTCTT GTCCTTTCCTACTGAAAACAACAGGAGGATGTGGGAGAACAAGCGGGAGATAGAAGGGCTCGTGAGAGGGGTCGTCCAGAAGAGGGAGCGCGCGATGGACAAGGACGGGGACATTGGCAACGACATGCTTGGCCTGATGCTGCAGTCCAACAGGTCATCCAATTCCGACTTGCGGATGAGCACTCAGGACGTCATCGAGGAGTGCAAGCTCTTCTACTTCGCGGGAATGGAGTCCACGCAGCAGCTGCTCACATGGACAGTCGTCATGCTAGGCATGCACCCCGAGTGGCAGGACCGGGCGAGGGAGGAGGTTCTGGGCGTCTTCGGCAGGGACGGCAAACCCGGCTTCGACGGCCTTAATCGACTCAAAACG ATGACGATGATAATGTACGAGGTGCTCAGGCTGTACACGCCGGTGGTCACCATGAACCGGAAAATAAACAAAGAGATGCGGATCGGGGGCGTCACCTACCCTGCCGGAACGGTCCTGGAGCTACCCTTCCTCATGGTTCACCACAACCCGAACGTGTGGGGGGAGGACGTGTCCGAGTTCAAGCCGCAGAGGTTCGCGGAGGGGATCTCCAAGGCGACCAAGAATGGCCAGGTGGGCTTCTTCCCGTTCGGCTGGGGGCCGAGGATCTGCATCGGCAATAACTTCGCCATGCTCGAGGCCAAGATGGCCGTGAGCATGATCCTTCAGCGTTTCGAGTTCCGGCTCTCGCCTTCTTACGCCCATGCGCCCTGCACCGTGATAACGCTGCATCCTCAGCATGGCGCGCAAATCATACTCAAGAGCCTCTGA